Within the Herbaspirillum sp. RTI4 genome, the region CAGGCGTTCGTTGCGGTCTGCCAGCGAATAGCCGAGGGCGTTGTAGGCGTGCTTGTTGGCGGGCGCTACTGCCATGGTGGTGCGCAGCGCTGCTTCCATTGCCGTCATGTCGCCCAGTTTTTCCTGCACCATGGCGTAGTCGTACAGCAACTCAGGATTATTCGGGAAGTGTTTCAGGCTTTCCTGTAGCAATGCCGCGGCTTCCGGGGCGCGCTGATTGTCGCGCAGGATTTGCGCTTCGCTTTCAATGAGCAGCACTTTGTCGTGATCGTTATCGCTTTCGCTCTGCGCTTGTTGCAGCACTTTACGGGCCCCTTCGATGTCTTTCTGGCTTACCAGTAACAGGGCGCGACGCATCTGGACTTCACCGTAAGCTTCGCCGGGTTCCACTTTTTCCAGCCATTTGAGCGCCTGCGGCACATCTTTGCGCTGTTCTGCAATTTGCGACAGGAGCAGCAGCGCCGGGGTGGGATCGCGTTCTGTTTCGGGATGGGCTTCGATCATGTCCAGAAAGCGTTTCAGGTAAGTCTCGGACTCGTTCAGTTTATTGTTTTGGGCGCTCAAGACGCCGAGCGAAAACAAGGTTTGCGGATCATCCGGATTATTTTTCAGAATGATCTGAAACTGGGTATCGGCCTGTTCATATTGCTTCTGTTCCACCAGACTGCGGGCATAGGCGACCCGTACTTCGTCTGCCTTCGGGTATTGCTTCAGGTAGTCCGAGATCAGCTGCATGGACTGCGCAGGATCGGGCGTGACCTGCGCCAAGGTCAGGATGGCCAGTTCCGAAGCGGGCTTGATGCGTTGCGCCGCGAGTGTTTCCTGCTTTGCGCGCGCCAGATCGCCGTTGGCAAAGGCAGCTTGCGCCAATCCCAGATGGCTTTCGAAGATAGGCGCGTACGGTGTCAGTACCCTTTCGATCATGGCAAATGCCGCTGCTTTGTTCTTGGCGCGCATCATCACTGCCTGCATTTGCAACATCATGATGGGTCGTACCTGAGGCGACGCATCCTTTAGTTGCTGAACCAGGATGGGTTCCATGTCAGCCAGATTGTCGTTGAGCATGATCAGGCCGAGGTAGTTCTGCTGCGCCTCGCTGGAATGCGGTGCCAGCTGCGTCCACAGATGCACGGCTGCCAGCGCTTCGCGCGGGCTTCTGACGGCGATCGCCATTTCGGCAGCACGTCTGGCCAGACGCGGATCGCGGGTTTGCTTGGCAGTGGACATCAGCGTCGCAAAGGCGGCTTGCCACTGGCCGCGCTGGAAGGCGATTTCGGATGTCATGATCTTGAACAGAATGTCTTCGTTCAGATCAACATTCGGCAGAGGATCTTCCTGCAGTTGTGAGGCTTTCGCTTTATTTTTTAAGGTGCGCGCGCTGCTCTGCTTGGCTTGATCCGACATTTTCTTTTTATCGGCAGCCTGTGTGCTGGCCTGCTCACTGGGGGACTGCATGCCAGCGCATGCCGACAGCAAGGAGCTAAGCAGGACGATTGCGAGCGTTTTTTTCAAGGGAACATCCTGAAGTTTCGAGAGTAAGCGATGATTTTACGCTGAACCGCTACAACCGACCTGAGTCGTTTCTGCGGAAGCCGCTGAAAAACCTTGAATCGAGCGCTGCATTATCATATGGTGCGCCGGAGCCGCTTTCCGGCATCCCGTATTTTCGCCCGATTTTTGTGAATGCCGACATGCCAGAACTGCCAGAAGTAGAAGTTACCCGACGCGGCGTTGCACCGTATCTTGACGGCCAGACCGTCACCGGCGTGGTCATGCGCCGTAGTGGTTTGCGCTGGCCTTTTCCGGTCGGACTGGAATCGACCCTTGTCGGCCAGACCATTCGGCGCACGGGACGGCGCGGCAAATATTTGCTTATCGAATTCGACCACGGCACTTTACTGATCCATCTGGGCATGTCCGGCCATTTACGTGTATTGCCGCTGGACGTCGCGCCCGGCAAGCACGATCATTTCGATTTACTGGTGGGAGCGAAACTGGTACGCATGACCGATCCGCGTCGCTTCGGAGCCGTGCTATGGCATGCGCTTGCTGACGGGGCTGTCGGTGAACATCTGCTGCTGCGCGGACTGGGTTGCGAGCCGCTGGAAGACGGTTTCACCGCGCTGCATTTGCACCGCGCAACGCGCAAGCGCAGCGCCTCTGTCAAACAGGTGCTGATGGCGGGCGACATCGTGGTGGGCGTCGGCAATATTTACGCCTCGGAAAGTTTATTCACGGCGCGCATCAATCCCAAAACGGCGGCGCAGCGCATCAGTCTGGCGCGTTATGAGTTACTGGTTGCGGCGATTCGCGCCACGCTGGCAGCGGCAATCGAGCAGGGTGGCAGCACCTTGCGCGATTTCATTGCGGTGAATGGCCAGTCGGGTTATTTCCAGCAAAACTATTTCACTTATGATCGGGCCGGTCTGCCTTGTCGCGTGTGCGGCAGTGAAATCCGACAGATCAAGCAAGGGCAGCGCTCGACCTTTTACTGCGTGAATTGTCAGCGATGAAGCGGGTTATTGATGGTTCTGATGTCGTCAATGATTATGCCGATGCCTCCTTTTCCACCGCCGTTATCGGCTGGCAAAAAACGCATGGACGGCACGCCTTGCCCTGGCAAAACACGCGGGATGCCTATCGCATCTGGCTGTCTGAAATCATGCTGCAGCAGACGCAGGTGACGGCGGTGATTCCTTATTACCAGCGTTTCCTGGAAAGCTTTCCCGATGTGGCGACGCTGGCGGCCGCACCGTCGGAAGCGGTGATGGCGCTGTGGAGCGGCCTCGGTTATTACACCCGGGCGCGTAATCTGCACCGCTGCGCGCAGCGTGTTGTGGCGGAATACGGTGGCCTGTTTCCTTCCGATCCTGAGCTGCTGGCGGATTTGCCGGGCATAGGCCGCTCAACAGCCGCGGCGATTGCCGCGTTTTCCTACGGCAAGCGGGCGGCGATCCTGGATGGCAACGTCAAGCGCGTGTTTGCGCGGGTATTCGGCGTCGAGGGTTATCCCGGTTCCAAAGCGGTGGAGGATTTGCTGTGGCGGCGCGCCGTGGCTTTGCTGCCCTCCGAAAATATCGAATCGTATACGCAAGGTTTGATGGACTTGGGGGCGACGCTTTGTACCCGCTCACGTCCGGCCTGTGGCAATTGCCCGCTGCAAGCCCGTTGCGTGGCGTTTGCCAGCGACCGGGTGAGTGAGTTGCCGATACGCAAACCGAAAAAAGCCTTGCGCGAAAAATCGACGGCGATGCTGTTGCTGGTCGATCAGGGTCACGTTTTACTGGAGCAGCGACCCGATAGCGGGATTTGGGGCGGCTTGCTGTCGTTGCCGGAGATTGCTGCGTCCACGGCAGCTGACGATGCCGTATTCGATACGGCGCTGGCGTTAATCGTAGCGCGTTTCGGCGAGATGGATGATTACTGCAAATTACAGCCGTTTTCACATACGTTCACGCACTTTAAGCTGCATATAGCACCTTACCGGATCACGCTGGCGCGCCGTCTGCATCAGGCGGCTGAGGCCGGTTATCTCTGGTATCCGCAGCACAAATTGCATGCTGCGCCATTGCCGGCACCGGTTAAAAAATTGTTGCTGGAGTTATTTGGCGAAGCCGATTTGCTGACGCCTCTGAATTAAGCAGGTTCTGCTCAGACTTTCAGGGTCAGGACAACTGCCGATGGCGGCACACGACCTGTTCGCTATCGGCAAAGTGTTTCGCCAGTTCCTCGACGATATACACCGAACGGTGTTGTCCGCCAGTGCAACCGATGGCCACCGTCAGGTAGCTGCGGTTATCGCGCTTGAAGGCGGGCAACCATTTGTCGATGAAGCCGGTGATGTCGGCCAGCAGGTCGGCAACCTCTGGCAAC harbors:
- a CDS encoding tetratricopeptide repeat protein is translated as MKKTLAIVLLSSLLSACAGMQSPSEQASTQAADKKKMSDQAKQSSARTLKNKAKASQLQEDPLPNVDLNEDILFKIMTSEIAFQRGQWQAAFATLMSTAKQTRDPRLARRAAEMAIAVRSPREALAAVHLWTQLAPHSSEAQQNYLGLIMLNDNLADMEPILVQQLKDASPQVRPIMMLQMQAVMMRAKNKAAAFAMIERVLTPYAPIFESHLGLAQAAFANGDLARAKQETLAAQRIKPASELAILTLAQVTPDPAQSMQLISDYLKQYPKADEVRVAYARSLVEQKQYEQADTQFQIILKNNPDDPQTLFSLGVLSAQNNKLNESETYLKRFLDMIEAHPETERDPTPALLLLSQIAEQRKDVPQALKWLEKVEPGEAYGEVQMRRALLLVSQKDIEGARKVLQQAQSESDNDHDKVLLIESEAQILRDNQRAPEAAALLQESLKHFPNNPELLYDYAMVQEKLGDMTAMEAALRTTMAVAPANKHAYNALGYSLADRNERLPEALKLINIAHKLAPDDAFINDSLGWVQFRMGNLKEAEDNLRRAYQAQRDPDVAAHLGEVLWTAGNKEEALAIWREAHKKEPGNEALNSTLTRLKIQL
- the mutM gene encoding bifunctional DNA-formamidopyrimidine glycosylase/DNA-(apurinic or apyrimidinic site) lyase, with protein sequence MPELPEVEVTRRGVAPYLDGQTVTGVVMRRSGLRWPFPVGLESTLVGQTIRRTGRRGKYLLIEFDHGTLLIHLGMSGHLRVLPLDVAPGKHDHFDLLVGAKLVRMTDPRRFGAVLWHALADGAVGEHLLLRGLGCEPLEDGFTALHLHRATRKRSASVKQVLMAGDIVVGVGNIYASESLFTARINPKTAAQRISLARYELLVAAIRATLAAAIEQGGSTLRDFIAVNGQSGYFQQNYFTYDRAGLPCRVCGSEIRQIKQGQRSTFYCVNCQR
- the mutY gene encoding A/G-specific adenine glycosylase, coding for MKRVIDGSDVVNDYADASFSTAVIGWQKTHGRHALPWQNTRDAYRIWLSEIMLQQTQVTAVIPYYQRFLESFPDVATLAAAPSEAVMALWSGLGYYTRARNLHRCAQRVVAEYGGLFPSDPELLADLPGIGRSTAAAIAAFSYGKRAAILDGNVKRVFARVFGVEGYPGSKAVEDLLWRRAVALLPSENIESYTQGLMDLGATLCTRSRPACGNCPLQARCVAFASDRVSELPIRKPKKALREKSTAMLLLVDQGHVLLEQRPDSGIWGGLLSLPEIAASTAADDAVFDTALALIVARFGEMDDYCKLQPFSHTFTHFKLHIAPYRITLARRLHQAAEAGYLWYPQHKLHAAPLPAPVKKLLLELFGEADLLTPLN